The DNA region GTTACGATATATGATGTAGTGGCTGATGTTGCAAGATAAGTACCATTCTCATACACATCGTATCCAGTAACACCAAAATTATCTGTAGAAGCAGTCCAACCTAATGTAACAGAATTGGTGGTTATATTTGAAGAGGTAAGATTACTTGGAGCAGTTGGTGCTTGAGTATCTGGTCCACCTTCGGCAATTACTACCGTATAATCTTCAACCTCACCATATGAAAATGTTTCACATTCAGTTTGTGCAGAATTATACTTCATAGATACGCGCATTGTTGTTGTTTTAGGCGTTGTGCCAGAAGGAACTGTTAATGTGCCGGTAACAGTAGTGCTACTAAGAGCACCGGCATCAAAAACTAGCTCACCAGTATCTGCGAAATCGCCATCATAGTTGAGGTCAATCCATATTTTCCAGTATTCATTATATGTTGTACTTGCAAATGCGGGGGTTAGTGATACGCTATAACTACTACCAGCGATTACATTTAAAGTTTTGTTAGTAAAGTCGGTATAACCAGCTGCTCCAGATGAGTTTGATAACGACCCAACTATAACGTTCGATATCCATTCGTATGAGAAATTACTACCCATTGATGTACAATAAACAATTGGAGCTATCCCTGTTGTTGTGAAAGTATCCTGACTTCCATAGCTTGTTCCTTTAGCATTTGTAGCGTAAGCACGTACATAATAGGTTGTACCTGAAGCTAGACCATCCATTGTTAATGTATATGATCCCGTAAGAACAGTTGGAGAAGTAGCCACTACTGTACCTGATACAACTGTTGGATTGGCTGTTTTTGAGTATACAAGCCCACTATTTATAATGGTTGCACCTCCATTTGAAGTGATATTTCCACCACAAATGGCAGAATTATCAGCTATTGATGATACGCTATTAGTTGTTACTGTAGGAGCGGTTGTTCCATCATCTTGATAAACCATATAGCAAACTGAGCAAGCAACGCGAGCTGCTGTTACAGCAGTTCTCATATATCCGCCTTCACCCCATGTTGGACCCCATGAGTTTCTTAATATCCAGTAGTCACCAGCAGTTGCATCGTTTCCCCAACCTACTAATGCAACAGCATGGTTAGTTGTTGTGTAATCGCAAGGACTACCAGGGCAAGATGTTGAAGCATCTGTATATATACCCCCACTGTAGTTTTGCCATGCGGTTGAAACATAAACAGCAACATCAACAACGCCGTAGGTCATAATAGCCGTTTTTATTGCCTCAATATCTGAACAGGGAACCCTATACCAAGCATTAAATTGAGTTTTAGGTGCCGAAGCGGTGGATGATGGACATGGTTGACCAGCAGTTGGAGTATATGGAAAGTATGATTCAGGTATAGTTCCGACATCAACCAATGCTTGTAATTCAGAATAGGTATAATCGGCACCGTTACAACCACTAAAATGGCTAGAATATGCAGGTAAAGTACTCAAACAAAATGCGATGTAAGATTCTGAAAAATCTGATGTGTTTGAATCGTATAGACCTGTTGCAAAATTGTAAGTACCCTCAGCGCAAGCAGAGGCTCCAAATGCATAGCATGATCCGCAGCTACCTTGATCGCGAACTGCTCCTATATACGAATGTCCGTTGTAGCTTCTCCAGTCGAAAGAGGTTGGATTGGCTTTAGACGCAACGAAACTAGGATTATCCTTAGCTATTTCATAAATATCCTTTCCCGAGCCCCTAGTTTCTAGTTGCATTTTATCACCATTCTTTTCCATCAATTCCTGTAGAGATAGTTTTTCTACAACTCCTTTTACTTCGCGAGTACATACAGCTTTTTCGGTTACAAATCCATCGATTTTTTCTGTAACTGTTTCAATTTTGTATCCCTTTTTTGCAGCGTAAGAATATTCTTTTCCAACCTTGCCCTTATAGAAGTCCCAAGCATTTACTTGTTCCCCATTAGGTAGGGTACACAAA from Bacteroidales bacterium includes:
- a CDS encoding DUF333 domain-containing protein; protein product: MTKKVKMVILFTVICMTTFAQKGFKNPAATYCEFMGYRYSVQSDKKGNEIGLCTLPNGEQVNAWDFYKGKVGKEYSYAAKKGYKIETVTEKIDGFVTEKAVCTREVKGVVEKLSLQELMEKNGDKMQLETRGSGKDIYEIAKDNPSFVASKANPTSFDWRSYNGHSYIGAVRDQGSCGSCYAFGASACAEGTYNFATGLYDSNTSDFSESYIAFCLSTLPAYSSHFSGCNGADYTYSELQALVDVGTIPESYFPYTPTAGQPCPSSTASAPKTQFNAWYRVPCSDIEAIKTAIMTYGVVDVAVYVSTAWQNYSGGIYTDASTSCPGSPCDYTTTNHAVALVGWGNDATAGDYWILRNSWGPTWGEGGYMRTAVTAARVACSVCYMVYQDDGTTAPTVTTNSVSSIADNSAICGGNITSNGGATIINSGLVYSKTANPTVVSGTVVATSPTVLTGSYTLTMDGLASGTTYYVRAYATNAKGTSYGSQDTFTTTGIAPIVYCTSMGSNFSYEWISNVIVGSLSNSSGAAGYTDFTNKTLNVIAGSSYSVSLTPAFASTTYNEYWKIWIDLNYDGDFADTGELVFDAGALSSTTVTGTLTVPSGTTPKTTTMRVSMKYNSAQTECETFSYGEVEDYTVVIAEGGPDTQAPTAPSNLTSSNITTNSVTLGWTASTDNFGVTGYDVYENGTYLATSATTSYIVTGLTAATAYSFYVQAKDAAGNVSAASNIINVTTLTSITYCASKGNNVTNEWIDLVRLNTINNVTAANAGYGNFTNLSTNLGRGTSYTIYYSAGYKSTKRTEYWYIWIDYDQDGTFESNELISSGSSKSSATLSKAFTVPTTATLGSTRMRVTMKYNSAPTACETFSYGEVEDYTVNILGTATPKSDNIDAEELPTSISVYPNPSNNTINVKLSNGAMIGVVKIYNTNGSLVKTENIDKTEKSINVSELPSGVYILSVDDSKGPLTTRFVKK